From Selenomonas ruminantium AC2024, a single genomic window includes:
- the frr gene encoding ribosome recycling factor produces MVKEILSSHEERMQKSIEALKREFASLRAGRANPSLLDKVMVDYYGTPTPVNQIAKVAVPEPRMIMIQPYEKTMLHEVEVAIMKSDLGLSPNSDGTAIRLAIPALTQERRQELVKTVNKKAEEAKVAIRNIRRDGNDAIKKLEKGKEITEDESKKAQESMQKLADKYVKVVDTTRAGKEKEVMEV; encoded by the coding sequence ATGGTAAAAGAAATTCTTAGCTCCCACGAAGAGCGTATGCAGAAATCCATCGAAGCCCTGAAACGCGAATTTGCTTCCCTGCGGGCTGGCCGTGCGAATCCGTCCCTGCTCGACAAGGTAATGGTAGATTACTATGGCACGCCGACGCCGGTAAACCAGATTGCCAAGGTTGCTGTTCCGGAACCGCGCATGATTATGATTCAGCCCTATGAAAAGACCATGCTCCACGAAGTGGAAGTGGCTATTATGAAGTCTGATTTGGGCCTGTCCCCGAACTCCGACGGTACGGCTATCCGTCTGGCTATTCCGGCTCTGACGCAGGAACGCCGTCAGGAACTGGTAAAGACCGTCAACAAGAAGGCTGAAGAAGCGAAAGTAGCTATCCGCAACATCCGCCGTGACGGCAATGATGCCATCAAGAAGCTCGAAAAGGGCAAGGAAATTACCGAAGACGAGTCCAAGAAGGCACAGGAATCCATGCAGAAACTGGCCGATAAGTACGTTAAAGTGGTAGACACCACCCGTGCCGGCAAGGAAAAGGAAGTAATGGAAGTCTGA
- the pyrH gene encoding UMP kinase yields the protein METAKYKRVVLKLSGESLAGEQGFGINPPIVEDIAKQIKTIRERGVDVAVVVGGGNIWRGLAGSAKGMDRAQADYMGMMATVMNALALQDALEKMDVDTRVQTAIEMRQVAEPYIRRKAIRHMEKGRVVIFGAGTGNPYFSTDTTAALRAAEIEADVILMAKKGTDGIYDSDPNKNPDAKKFDELTYLEIISKGLQVMDTTATSLCMDNKIPLVVFNIDDHENIVRAALGEEIGTTVGGNK from the coding sequence TTGGAAACAGCGAAATATAAACGTGTTGTCTTGAAGCTTTCGGGTGAATCTCTGGCTGGTGAACAGGGCTTTGGCATTAACCCGCCTATCGTGGAAGATATCGCCAAGCAGATTAAGACGATCCGTGAGCGTGGCGTAGATGTGGCTGTAGTTGTGGGCGGCGGCAATATTTGGCGCGGCCTTGCTGGTTCTGCCAAAGGCATGGACCGTGCTCAGGCAGATTACATGGGCATGATGGCTACGGTAATGAACGCACTTGCTCTGCAGGATGCTCTGGAAAAGATGGACGTGGATACCCGGGTGCAGACCGCTATCGAAATGCGCCAGGTCGCTGAACCCTATATCCGCCGCAAGGCTATCCGTCATATGGAAAAGGGCCGTGTGGTTATCTTTGGCGCTGGTACGGGTAACCCCTACTTCTCCACGGATACCACGGCAGCTCTGCGTGCCGCTGAAATCGAGGCCGATGTAATTCTCATGGCCAAGAAGGGCACTGACGGCATCTATGATTCCGACCCCAACAAGAACCCTGATGCCAAGAAGTTTGATGAACTGACTTATCTGGAAATCATCAGCAAAGGGCTGCAGGTTATGGATACCACTGCTACCAGCCTTTGCATGGACAACAAGATTCCTCTCGTTGTCTTTAACATTGATGACCATGAAAATATCGTGCGTGCGGCTCTGGGTGAAGAGATTGGCACCACTGTAGGAGGTAACAAATAA
- a CDS encoding efflux RND transporter permease subunit, whose product MNITRLSISRPVGISMIVAFFVVLGLYSYYRIGVELLPALNTPYVTVTVKYPGASAESVEQEIIKPVEDAVSSVSNVKSITSVASYERGRVMMEMNFDADADLAAIEATKKVEAIKNKLPDEADAPVVIKRDINAKPIMELAVMSQQGLGTTYAMTEHVFQDVLQQAGGVSEIELHGGRDKEVAVEVDREKLTAYKLTLPKIASAIKNENQLLPSGPVYTDSSKADVRVVAEYKKASDIEKIRIANGSGELIPLTAVATVKEQDARQVRYGRLNGEPAVNVLIYKNSDANVVETANNILSAVKKLRQDYPDYQFVVVSNDAEYVETSLHDTLGTLVEGLITTGLVLFLFLRGWRSTAAVMIAIPTSLISTFFVMYLAGFTFNMMSLMGMTLCVGILVDDSIVVLENIIRYLKNGAEPEVAAERGRMEIGMAAIAITLCDAAVFMPIAFMEGMTGQYFRQFGLTIVFAGAFSLFVSFTLTPMLAAKFFRKGYHVDNRFLWQFMDKTEERAVGLYRRALHWSLAHQKKLLLTILAVFVGVMAMVPLGIVGMEYMPQTDESSFTINIECPVRASSEEPNKVAKLLEAKLAEIPEVKYYMTQAGGAASAYEGRIKVELVGRHDRSRSVWEITQEVREFAQQIKSADIRVTETQSNVAGISGGGGGRGGGGALQVELRGNNMQELSAAADKVEKILRNDIKGIGGVNSSYTEGMPELQLTVNRDKLKAFNASIADIDTAFSSAISGRSAGSLKNDPLNGGQDTNIKVRFKGSDGYQASDVARVPVWSNGKLAYLGDLADIKDGRGPVSIRRVDKQRSIRLGANLQGRPVGDVIRDVRKALKQADLGEGITYKFKGQASRMNDTFSELLSALLLALVLIYMLLAVLYESVLTPFIRMFSLPLGLIGSVLLLFLTHNTLNLYSMIGILVMDGIVAKNGTLLIDYTLTLMDRGKTALEAIVEAGCVRLKPICMTTITMMVGMMPMALAMSDGAETRVSMAWVIIGGLLTSTVFTLLVIPIIFLYFYQGKESGRT is encoded by the coding sequence ATGAATATCACTCGTTTATCCATCAGCCGCCCGGTAGGCATATCCATGATTGTGGCCTTTTTCGTGGTGCTGGGGCTTTACAGTTACTACCGCATCGGCGTGGAACTGCTGCCTGCCCTCAATACGCCCTATGTGACGGTGACGGTGAAATATCCCGGCGCCAGTGCGGAATCCGTGGAACAGGAAATCATCAAGCCGGTGGAAGATGCGGTATCCTCCGTGTCCAATGTGAAATCCATCACCTCCGTTGCCAGTTATGAGCGGGGACGGGTCATGATGGAAATGAACTTTGATGCGGACGCAGACCTGGCGGCCATCGAAGCCACGAAAAAAGTCGAGGCCATCAAAAATAAACTCCCCGATGAGGCCGATGCTCCCGTAGTCATCAAGCGGGATATCAATGCCAAACCCATTATGGAACTGGCGGTGATGAGCCAGCAGGGGCTGGGGACCACCTATGCCATGACGGAGCACGTCTTTCAGGATGTATTGCAGCAGGCGGGCGGTGTTTCGGAAATTGAACTGCATGGCGGCCGGGACAAGGAAGTGGCCGTGGAGGTGGACAGGGAAAAGCTCACCGCCTATAAGCTGACCCTGCCCAAGATTGCCAGCGCCATCAAGAATGAAAACCAGCTGCTGCCCTCAGGCCCGGTGTATACGGATAGCTCCAAGGCCGATGTGCGGGTGGTAGCTGAGTACAAAAAGGCCAGCGATATTGAAAAAATCCGCATTGCTAACGGCAGTGGGGAACTGATACCTTTGACGGCGGTCGCCACGGTAAAGGAGCAGGATGCCCGGCAGGTGCGCTATGGGCGCCTTAACGGGGAACCGGCAGTCAACGTGCTGATTTACAAGAACAGCGACGCCAATGTGGTGGAGACGGCCAACAACATTCTGTCAGCCGTGAAGAAACTGCGTCAGGATTACCCGGATTATCAGTTCGTGGTGGTGTCCAATGATGCGGAGTATGTGGAAACCTCCCTCCATGACACCTTGGGGACATTGGTGGAAGGTTTGATTACAACAGGTCTGGTCCTCTTCCTGTTCCTGCGCGGCTGGCGTTCCACCGCGGCGGTGATGATTGCCATTCCCACATCGCTGATTTCTACATTCTTTGTCATGTATCTGGCGGGGTTCACCTTCAATATGATGTCTTTGATGGGCATGACTCTCTGCGTGGGCATCTTGGTGGACGACAGCATTGTGGTGCTGGAAAACATCATCCGCTATCTGAAAAACGGTGCCGAACCGGAAGTCGCGGCCGAGCGGGGCCGTATGGAAATCGGCATGGCGGCTATTGCCATCACCCTCTGCGATGCGGCGGTCTTTATGCCCATTGCCTTTATGGAGGGCATGACGGGGCAGTACTTCCGCCAGTTCGGCTTGACCATTGTCTTTGCCGGGGCTTTTTCCCTGTTCGTTTCCTTTACATTGACGCCCATGCTGGCGGCTAAGTTCTTCCGCAAAGGCTATCATGTGGACAACCGTTTCCTTTGGCAGTTTATGGATAAGACTGAGGAACGGGCGGTGGGCCTTTATCGGCGGGCGCTTCATTGGAGTCTGGCCCATCAGAAGAAACTTTTGCTGACCATTTTGGCTGTTTTTGTCGGCGTTATGGCCATGGTTCCGTTGGGGATTGTGGGCATGGAGTATATGCCCCAGACGGATGAGTCCAGCTTTACCATCAATATTGAGTGCCCGGTGCGGGCATCCTCCGAGGAACCCAATAAGGTGGCCAAACTTTTGGAGGCTAAGCTTGCGGAAATTCCCGAGGTGAAATACTATATGACGCAGGCGGGCGGTGCGGCCAGTGCCTATGAAGGACGCATTAAGGTGGAACTGGTTGGCCGCCATGACCGCAGCCGTTCTGTTTGGGAGATTACTCAGGAGGTGCGCGAGTTTGCGCAGCAGATTAAGAGCGCCGATATCCGCGTGACGGAAACTCAGTCCAATGTGGCCGGTATCTCCGGTGGCGGAGGTGGCCGTGGTGGCGGCGGTGCCTTGCAGGTAGAACTGCGGGGCAACAACATGCAGGAGCTGAGCGCTGCCGCAGACAAAGTGGAAAAAATCCTGCGCAACGACATCAAAGGCATTGGTGGAGTGAACAGTTCCTATACGGAAGGTATGCCGGAATTGCAGCTTACCGTCAACCGGGATAAGCTCAAGGCGTTCAACGCCAGCATTGCTGATATCGATACCGCTTTTTCTTCCGCTATTTCCGGCCGTTCAGCGGGTTCGCTCAAAAATGACCCCTTAAACGGTGGGCAGGATACGAATATCAAGGTGCGCTTCAAAGGTTCCGATGGTTATCAGGCGTCGGATGTGGCCCGCGTGCCTGTCTGGTCAAATGGGAAACTTGCCTATCTGGGCGATTTGGCCGACATTAAAGATGGGCGGGGCCCCGTGAGCATCCGGCGGGTGGATAAACAGCGTTCCATTCGTCTGGGCGCGAATCTGCAGGGCAGGCCAGTGGGGGATGTAATCCGTGATGTGCGCAAGGCGCTCAAGCAGGCAGACTTGGGCGAGGGCATCACCTATAAATTCAAAGGACAGGCCAGCCGTATGAACGATACCTTCAGCGAGCTCTTAAGCGCCCTGCTGCTAGCACTTGTGCTTATCTATATGCTGCTAGCAGTGCTCTACGAATCCGTGCTGACGCCGTTTATCCGCATGTTCTCCCTGCCGTTGGGGCTCATTGGTTCCGTGCTTCTGTTGTTCCTGACCCATAACACGCTGAATCTTTATTCTATGATTGGCATATTGGTGATGGACGGCATCGTAGCCAAGAACGGCACCTTGTTGATTGACTATACGCTGACCCTGATGGATAGAGGCAAGACTGCACTCGAAGCCATTGTAGAGGCCGGCTGTGTTCGCTTGAAGCCCATCTGCATGACCACCATTACCATGATGGTGGGCATGATGCCTATGGCGCTGGCTATGAGTGATGGCGCCGAGACCCGCGTCTCCATGGCCTGGGTGATTATCGGCGGGCTTCTGACCTCCACGGTATTCACCCTGCTCGTGATTCCGATTATCTTCCTGTACTTCTATCAGGGCAAGGAATCGGGGCGTACATAA
- a CDS encoding FprA family A-type flavoprotein, with translation MQAIEIRPNIYWVGAIDWSMRSFHGYQTGRGTTYNAYLILDEKITLIDTVKEGFAPELLARIKSIIDPAKIDYIISSHVEPDHSGAIPFMMQHCPKAKVITSLPNGEKGLKAHYGDLPYQGVKAGDSLSIGQRTLQFVPTPMLHWPDSMVTYCPEEKILFSNDAFGQHLASSQRYDDEVDKSILFFECQKYYANILMLYGRQAQTALKALARLDISLIATGHGIIWRSYIPEIMACYQKWSTNENEERAVIVFDSMWHSTEKMARAIAEGFAQKNIPLSFYDLKENHLSDIVTDILTAKYLAIGSPTINNQMLPTMAGFLCYLKGLAPKDKKALAFGSYGWGGQSIGQIEEELKNMGCEIILDKIRLLNVPTEEQLQNITTQIASSL, from the coding sequence ATGCAAGCAATAGAAATCCGGCCAAACATCTACTGGGTAGGAGCCATCGACTGGTCCATGCGCAGTTTCCACGGCTATCAGACAGGGCGCGGCACAACCTACAACGCCTATCTCATCTTAGACGAGAAGATTACCCTCATTGACACGGTGAAGGAAGGCTTCGCCCCGGAACTCCTCGCCCGCATAAAATCCATTATTGACCCGGCTAAGATTGATTATATCATATCCAGCCATGTGGAGCCCGACCATTCGGGGGCCATTCCCTTTATGATGCAACACTGCCCCAAGGCAAAAGTCATCACGAGCCTGCCCAACGGCGAAAAGGGCCTCAAAGCGCATTACGGGGATTTGCCCTATCAAGGCGTTAAGGCCGGGGACAGTCTGAGCATTGGCCAGCGTACCCTCCAGTTCGTACCCACGCCCATGCTTCACTGGCCCGACAGCATGGTGACCTACTGTCCCGAGGAAAAAATTCTCTTCTCCAACGATGCCTTTGGGCAGCATCTGGCCTCCAGTCAGCGCTACGATGATGAAGTTGACAAGTCAATTCTGTTCTTTGAATGTCAGAAATACTACGCCAACATTCTCATGCTCTACGGCAGGCAGGCTCAAACCGCTCTCAAGGCCCTCGCGAGACTCGACATCAGCCTTATCGCCACGGGCCACGGCATTATCTGGCGCTCCTATATCCCAGAAATCATGGCCTGCTATCAGAAATGGTCAACGAACGAAAACGAAGAACGCGCCGTTATCGTCTTTGACAGCATGTGGCACTCCACCGAGAAGATGGCCCGTGCCATTGCCGAAGGCTTTGCCCAAAAGAATATCCCCTTGAGCTTCTACGACCTCAAGGAAAATCATCTTTCCGATATCGTCACGGATATCCTCACGGCAAAATATCTGGCCATAGGCTCTCCCACCATCAACAATCAAATGCTGCCCACCATGGCAGGCTTCCTCTGCTACCTCAAAGGACTTGCTCCCAAGGACAAAAAAGCCTTGGCCTTCGGCTCCTACGGCTGGGGTGGGCAAAGCATCGGCCAGATTGAAGAAGAACTAAAAAACATGGGCTGCGAGATAATCCTCGACAAAATCCGCCTGCTGAATGTGCCTACAGAAGAACAGCTGCAAAACATCACCACACAGATAGCC
- a CDS encoding efflux RND transporter periplasmic adaptor subunit — protein sequence MRHTFTAMTRKQKITAAGVCLLLLAVAFYFYMGSGKQKDGGVRRELPEVQVQEIQRADMQRHIVLSGQTVADASINLAPKYNGRIAEVYVNLGDWVEEGQVLMVQDLGDLDISIAQNRAAAGAARADAREAAAAYNANIISKRNAYELAKAKYERQQYLFSIGAISQDTLDSREAEFSAARAAYEVLANQVSGGEPAAVESKELTAVKQERATEALQKQREDMILRAPRSGVIAYRNAEVGALAAANSKAFTLVDTGHINVDCTIGENDAAILSSGMAVNITIDALGRDFAGKVIFVSPAMEEDSKSYKVRISLDSPDDSVKAGLFAHTAVDILQRRQTIFVPQSAVLSRNGMQYVFVLLADGTVEQRAVKIGLLNDESEEIIEGLAVGEKVVLNNQDKLQSGMKVKVAES from the coding sequence ATGCGCCATACATTTACGGCAATGACCAGAAAGCAAAAAATAACAGCAGCAGGTGTCTGCCTGCTGCTATTGGCGGTGGCTTTCTATTTTTATATGGGCAGCGGCAAGCAGAAGGACGGTGGCGTGCGCCGGGAACTGCCGGAGGTGCAGGTGCAGGAAATTCAGCGGGCGGATATGCAGCGTCATATCGTGCTGTCCGGCCAGACTGTGGCCGATGCCAGCATTAACCTCGCGCCTAAGTACAATGGCCGCATTGCCGAAGTCTATGTGAATCTGGGTGACTGGGTCGAAGAAGGCCAGGTGCTCATGGTGCAGGACTTGGGGGATTTGGATATCTCCATTGCCCAGAACCGGGCGGCAGCAGGCGCGGCCCGGGCTGATGCGCGGGAGGCGGCTGCTGCTTATAATGCCAATATCATCAGCAAGCGCAATGCCTATGAGCTGGCCAAGGCTAAATACGAGCGGCAGCAGTATCTGTTCTCCATTGGGGCTATCTCGCAGGATACCTTGGACAGCAGGGAAGCAGAATTCAGTGCGGCCCGGGCGGCCTATGAGGTGCTGGCCAATCAGGTGTCTGGCGGCGAACCGGCGGCCGTGGAGTCCAAGGAACTGACGGCCGTCAAGCAGGAGCGGGCCACGGAGGCTTTGCAGAAACAGCGGGAGGACATGATTCTGCGAGCACCCCGCAGCGGCGTGATTGCTTACCGCAATGCGGAAGTGGGAGCCTTGGCTGCGGCCAATTCCAAAGCCTTTACGCTGGTGGACACGGGCCATATCAATGTGGACTGCACAATCGGGGAAAATGATGCGGCCATCTTAAGCTCCGGCATGGCGGTGAATATCACCATCGATGCTTTGGGCCGGGACTTTGCGGGCAAGGTCATCTTTGTGAGTCCTGCCATGGAGGAGGACAGCAAGAGCTACAAGGTGCGCATTTCCTTGGACAGCCCGGATGATTCCGTCAAGGCGGGGCTCTTTGCGCATACGGCAGTGGACATTTTGCAGCGGCGTCAGACTATTTTCGTGCCCCAGTCGGCCGTGCTTTCCCGCAATGGTATGCAGTACGTCTTTGTCCTGCTGGCCGATGGCACCGTAGAACAGCGGGCTGTAAAAATCGGGCTCCTCAATGACGAGAGCGAGGAGATTATCGAGGGCCTTGCCGTAGGTGAAAAAGTGGTGCTGAACAATCAGGATAAGCTGCAGTCCGGCATGAAAGTCAAGGTGGCAGAATCATGA